The following are encoded in a window of Brettanomyces bruxellensis chromosome 9, complete sequence genomic DNA:
- a CDS encoding uncharacterized protein (CAZy:GT91) — MLVKIQIVSSPLEITISDTVSKTSLSIKDETDIFLDKLYQADKAKSEKKNSKSAAKEVDVEEDKSSDDAPSKDDGNEDPKQREKYRIEKEFKNDPCLSKTILESRYSSMKLKSFYGTHELSNDENYFLDLTCGDIEYVPEDADSQLEYTDSRLLDDDFESLNQYLRKTGYGSIIAGEDADLDSYDFSSLTDWYRFTGSSVWLPDQKYHLMMSRIVYSPNKIPLVSFIRLQLFDPNWKEIKGRRLRYVDIDDKELKSAVVNYERTKNETILDGISIKFPNILDINLDVESRSDLLGPEDPRILYKSTGDVHEPVAVFNQDLRGRRTMYATFPLRHTKPGHKKETLMLRTSLMGDYPFEKNWTPFFSNISPPPPPGSRGWMYMFYALDPLKIFKCDLDTGYCDIVQQNGKKTDIDRGGLLTSVRGATSLRSIPRKIVQRMLRRDGILDPDYPLEIWVGFVKTHIDECGCGAMLYRPNIMVLVRQENSFRIDLLSSSIDFGKDVMSWDDLTSTYCDDGNNVLNANEISFWHISDELPQDIQPFDPSAKEIPKYDDYMALTLSEADENVQVVFLRHVLNYVLGFYKHTKLVLSSRDINGEIEERTKRVEDCMLRSGIEYCHEYAKIHTRPKSDEAPSSENGD, encoded by the coding sequence ATGCTTGTTAAGATACAAATTGTTTCTTCCCCTCTGGAGATCACGATATCTGATACGGTATCTAAAACTTCTTTGAGCATAAAGGATGAAACGGACATATTTTTGGATAAACTATATCAGGCCGACAAGGCAAagtcagaaaaaaaaaatagtaaatCCGCAGCTAAGGAagttgatgttgaagaagataaaagtTCTGATGATGCACCATCAAAGGACGATGGTAATGAGGACCCTAAGcagagagaaaaatatcGGATAGAAAAGGAATTTAAGAATGATCCCTGCCTTTCAAAAACCATTTTGGAATCCAGGTACAGTTCTATGAAATTGAAGTCTTTCTATGGTACACATGAATTGAGCAATGATGAGAATTATTTCTTGGATTTAACATGTGGTGATATTGAATACGTTCCAGAAGATGCAGACTCCCAGTTAGAATATACGGACTCCCGTTTGTtagatgatgattttgagTCCCTCAATCAGTATTTACGTAAGACTGGATACGGATCAATAATAGCTGGGGAAGACGCCGATCTTGACAGCTACGACTTTTCCTCGCTAACAGATTGGTATCGATTTACAGGCTCATCTGTCTGGCTCCCTGATCAGAAATATCACCTTATGATGAGTAGGATTGTTTACTCCCCGAATAAGATTCCGTTGGTTTCGTTCATTCGTTTGCAGTTGTTTGATCCAAATTGGAAGGAGATTAAAGGTCGCCGTTTGAGATATGTTGATATTGATGACAAAGAACTCAAGAGTGCAGTTGTCAACTACGAAAGAACAAAGAACGAAACTATTTTGGATGGCATATCAAttaaatttccaaatattttagaCATAAATCTTGATGTCGAGAGCAGATCCGATTTGTTAGGGCCAGAAGATCCGAGAATTTTATATAAGAGCACGGGTGATGTTCATGAGCCCGTTGCCGTGTTCAATCAGGATCTTcgaggaagaagaactaTGTACGCAACATTTCCACTACGTCATACCAAACCAGGGCACAAGAAAGAGACTTTAATGTTGCGCACATCTCTTATGGGGGATTACCCAttcgaaaaaaattggacaCCATTCTTCAGCAATATATCACCGCCTCCTCCTCCAGGTTCCAGAGGCTGGATGTACATGTTCTACGCCTTAGATCcattaaaaatttttaagtGTGATTTAGACACTGGTTATTGCGATATCGTACAACAGAATGGCAAGAAGACAGACATTGATAGAGGTGGATTACTTACATCTGTTCGTGGTGCCACAAGTTTAAGGTCTATTCCTAGAAAGATAGTCCAAAGAATGCTTCGAAGAGATGGAATTCTGGACCCAGATTACCCACTTGAAATATGGGTGGGATTCGTGAAAACCCATATTGATGAATGTGGCTGTGGCGCCATGTTGTACAGACCAAACATAATGGTTCTTGTGAGGCAGGAAAACTCTTTTAGAATTGATCTACTTTCAAGTAGTATAGactttggaaaagatgtTATGTCATGGGATGATTTGACCTCTACATACTGTGATGACGGCAACAACGTGTTAAATGCGAACGAGATCTCGTTTTGGCATATCTCTGATGAACTCCCACAGGATATTCAGCCTTTCGACCCGTCTGCCAAAGAGATTCCCAAATATGACGATTACATGGCATTAACCTTGAGTGAAGCCGATGAAAACGTCCAGGTGGTGTTTTTGAGGCACGTGTTAAACTATGTTCTTGGGTTTTATAAGCATACCAAACTTGTTTTAAGTTCAAGGGATATAAATGGAGAAATCGAAGAGCGTACAAAAAGAGTTGAAGATTGCATGCTTCGATCAGGTATCGAATATTGCCATGAATATGCTAAAATACATACGAGACCGAAGTCAGATGAAGCTCCATCTTCGGAAAATGGTgactaa
- the LYS21_2 gene encoding homocitrate synthase lys21: MSINNKNPYGPNPSDFLSNVNSFEIIDTTLREGEQFANAFYTLDSKVKIAKALSDFGVDYIELTSPVASPQSKIELETVCKLGLKCKVLTHIRCNINDAKVAVACGVDGVNVFIGTSQFMKRYSHGKDMSFITNAAIQVIEFVKSKGLEIRFSTEDSFRSDMVDLLNIYTTVDKIGVNRIGIADTVGGANPRQVYDLVRTIKSCVSCDIETHFHNDTGCAIANAYTALEAGSKFIDTTVLGIGERNGIVALGGFMARMVVSAPDYVKSKYKLTKLRELETLVAETVKVNIPFNNPITGFCAFTHKAGVHAKAILANPATYEIINPADFGLSRYIHFASRLTGWNAIKARVEQLNLDLADDQIKEVTKKIKSMGDVRPLNIEDVDSIIKDYHSDSKKIELAKKEQEEHREALENLAGDDKAEDEPEQKRRRVEN; this comes from the coding sequence ATGAGTATTAATAATAAGAACCCATATGGACCAAATCCTAGCGATTTTCTGTCGAATGTGAATAGCTTTGAAATTATAGACACTACTCTTCGGGAAGGTGAGCAATTTGCGAATGCATTTTACACCTTGGACTCTAAGGTTAAGATTGCCAAGGCACTCAGTGATTTCGGCGTTGATTACATAGAGCTGACTTCGCCTGTGGCCTCGCCACAGTCCAAGATTGAATTAGAAACAGTCTGCAAGTTGGGCTTGAAGTGTAAGGTGTTAACTCATATTAGATGCAATATTAACGATGCCAAGGTGGCTGTTGCATGTGGTGTGGATGGTGTGAATGTTTTTATTGGTACTTCACAGTTTATGAAGAGGTATTCTCATGGTAAGGATATGTCATTTATTACGAACGCTGCTATTCAAGTTATAGAATTTGTCAAGTCTAAGGGTCTTGAAATCAGATTCAGTACGGAGGATTCATTCAGATCGGATATGGTTGATttgttgaatatatataccaCTGTCGATAAGATTGGCGTGAACCGTATTGGAATTGCTGATACAGTTGGAGGTGCTAATCCAAGACAAGTTTACGATCTCGTGCGTACAATTAAATCTTGCGTGAGTTGCGATATCGAAACTCATTTTCATAACGACACTGGCTGCGCAATCGCCAACGCTTACACAGCCTTGGAGGCTGGTTCAAAGTTCATAGATACGACTGTTTTAGGTATCGGTGAAAGAAACGGTATTGTTGCTCTTGGAGGTTTCATGGCTAGAATGGTTGTTTCTGCTCCTGATTATGTCAAGTCCAAGTATAAGCTCACAAAGCTCCGTGAATTGGAGACCTTGGTTGCCGAAACTGTTAAGGTGAATATTCCATTCAACAACCCTATTACTGGATTCTGTGCTTTCACACATAAGGCCGGTGTGCATGCAAAGGCTATTCTTGCTAACCCTGCCACCTATGAGATCATCAATCCAGCAGACTTTGGCCTTTCCAGATATATACACTTTGCTAGTAGGCTGACTGGATGGAATGCTATTAAAGCAAGAGTGGAACAATTGAATTTGGACTTGGCTGATGATCAGATCAAGGAGGTTACCAAAAAGATCAAGAGCATGGGAGATGTGCGACCATTAAACATTGAGGATGTTGATTCCATCATTAAGGATTATCATTCAGATTCTAAGAAGATTGAACTTGCGAAGAAGGAACAGGAGGAACATCGTGAAGCTCTGGAAAATCTGGCCGGAGATGATAAGGCAGAAGATGAACCAGAACAAAAGAGGCGCAGAGTCGAAAACTAG